One Aspergillus oryzae RIB40 DNA, chromosome 2 genomic window carries:
- a CDS encoding uncharacterized protein (glucosamine 6-phosphate synthetases, contain amidotransferase and phosphosugar isomerase domains), producing MADVWQLGIFGYINYLVDRDRQFIIDTLLNGMCFFWFDFSLPFFLSSSLSHFQGMFLVHRLTDISSLLGLSRLEYRGYDSAGIAVDGDKKNEVRAFKEVGKVANLRECIAEAKPDMTKSFESHAAISQTRWATHGSPSRQNCHPHRSDPTWEFAVVHNGIITNYKELKVLLESKGFRFETETDTECIAKLAKYLYDQNPDIEFHVLAKAVIKELQGALGLLIKSVHYPHEVIAARKGSPLVIGVRTAQMKVDFVDVEYSEEGGALPAEQASQNAAAKKSSTSLLLAPPDKSLLHRSQSRAFLSDDGTPQPAEFFLSSDPAAVIEHTKKVLYLEDDDIAHVHDGQINIHRLTKDDSLSNVRTIQTIELELQDIMKGEFDHFMQKEIFEQPESIVNTMRGRLDPVNKKVTLGGLRQYISTIRRCRRIIFIACGTSYHSCMAVRGVFEELTEIPIAVELASDFLDRQAPVFRDDTCVFVSQSGETADSLMALRYCLERGALTVGVVNVVGSSISLLTHCGVHTNAGPEIGVASTKAYTSQFVAMIMFALSLSEDRASKQKRREEIIEGLGLVSEQLREILKLNEPIKDMCAKFFKDQKSLLLLGRGAQFPTALEGALKIKEISYLHCEAVMSGELKHGVLALVDENLPIIMILTRDSLFTKSLNAYQQVITRGGRPIVICNPDDPEFSAAQTEKIVVPKTVDCLQGLLNVIPLQLISYWLAVGEGLNVDFPRNLTKSVTVE from the exons ATGGCTGATGTTTGGCAACT TGGAATCTTCGGTTACATCAACTACCTGGTCGACAGGGACCGCCAGTTCATCATCGATACACTTCTAAACGGCAtgtgtttcttctggtttgatttttctcttccattctttctttcgtcttctctctctcactttcaGGGCATGTTCCTCGTCCACCGGCTGACTGACATCTCTTCCCTATTAGGTTTGTCGAGACTGGAGTATCGAGGCTATGATTCAGCTGGTATTGCCGTAGATGGTgacaagaaaaatgaagttcGCGCTTTCAAGGAGGTCGGTAAGGTTGCCAACCTGCGTGAATGTATCGCCGAGGCCAAGCCCGATATGACCAAGAGCTTCGAGTCCCACGCTGCCATTTCTCAAACCCGCTGGGCTACTCACGGCTCACCTTCCCGCCAAAACTGCCATCCCCATCG GTCGGACCCTACTTGGGAGTTCGCGGTTGTCCACAACGGGATCATTACCAACTACAAAGAATTAAAGGTCCTGCTGGAGAGCAAGGGCTTTCGCTTTGAAACCGAGACTGATACTGAGTGTATTGCTAAGCTCGCGAAATACCTCTATGATCAAAACCCGGACATCGAATTCCATGTCTTAGCCAAGGCTGTTATCAAAGAGCTACAGGGTGCCCTCGGATTGCTGATCAAGTCCGTTCATTATCCCCACGAGGTTATCGCCGCCCGAAAGGGTTCCCCGCTGGTTATCGGTGTACGGACTGCGCAGATGAAAGTCGATTTCGTCGATGTGGAGTACTCGGAAGAGGGTGGTGCTCTTCCTGCGGAGCAGGCCTCTCAGAATGCTGCAGCTAAGAAATCATCCACTAGTCTTCTATTAGCTCCTCCTGACAAGTCACTGTTACATCGTTCTCAATCGCGAGCATTCCTCTCCGACGACGGCACTCCTCAGCCAGCTGAATTCTTTCTATCGTCTGATCCTGCGGCTGTCATTGAACATACGAAGAAGGTACTCTATCTagaggatgatgatataGCACATGTCCACGACGGTCAGATTAACATCCACCGTCTTACTAAAGATGACAGTCTATCCAACGTTCGCACTATCCAGACCATTGAACTAGAGCTGCAAGACATTATGAAGGGAGAGTTCGACCATTTTATGCAGAAAGAAATCTTCGAGCAGCCAGAATCAATTGTCAACACGATGCGTGGCCGCTTGGATCCTGTGAATAAGAAGGTTACTCTTGGCGGTCTTCGCCAATATATTTCTACTATTCGTCGCTGTCGCCGAATTATCTTCATTGCTTGCGGTACCAGCTACCATTCGTGTATGGCTGTCCGTGGTGTCTTTGAGGAGCTGACTGAAATCCCCATTGCCGTCGAGCTGGCCTCGGACTTCCTGGACCGACAGGCGCCTGTGTTCCGTGACGACACCTGTGTATTTGTCTCCCAGTCTGGAGAGACAGCTGACTCCCTGATGGCCCTCCGCTACTGCCTGGAACGCGGTGCTCTCACTGTCGGTGTAGTTAATGTTGTCGGATCATCTATTTCTTTGCTGACCCATTGCGGTGTTCACACCAACGCTGGCCCTGAGATTGGTGTCGCCTCTACTAAGGCGTATACCTCGCAGTTTGTGGCCATGATTATGTTTGCTCTGTCTCTCAGTGAAGACCGAGCTTCGAAGCAGAAGAGGCGCGAGGAAATCATCGAAGGACTTGGCCTTGTCTCGGAGCAATTGCGGGAGATACTTAAATTGAACGAGCCAATCAAGGACATGTGCGCCAAGTTCTTCAAGGATCAGAAgagcctgctgctgctagGCCGTGGTGCCCAGTTCCCCACTGCTTTGGAAG GTGCGCTCAAGATTAAAGAAATCTCGTACCTCCACTGTGAAGCGGTTATGTCTGGTGAATTGAAGCACGGTGTCCTAGCCCTCGTTGACGAGAACCTacccatcatcatgattctCACCCGTGATAGCTTGTTCACCAAGTCTCTGAACGCTTATCAACAGG TCATTACTCGTGGTGGCCGTCCGATTGTGATCTGCAACCCTGATGATCCAGAGTTTTCGGCCGCACAGACCGAGAAGATCGTTGTCCCCAAGACTGTTGACTGCCTTCAAGGCCTGCTGAACGTCATTCCCTTGCAGCTGATTTCGTACTGGCTCGCGGTTGGCGAGGGTTTGAACGTGGATTTCCCGCGTAATCTGACCAAGTCGGTTACCGTCGAATAA